CACCAGGAGCTGCTTCAGCTTCTCGATCGCCCGGCGCTGAATGCGCGAGATGCTCATTTGAGAAACGCCGAGACGGCTCGCGATCGTCCGCTGCGGCAAGCCTTGCTGATAAACCATAACGAGCACCTGCCGCTCCTGAGGCTTCAGCTGGGCCATAGCGGCCTCGAGGTCCAGCTTTTTGTCCACCGCATCGTAGTCGTCGGCCGGCGAGCCGATCAAATCGCCGAGCGTCGTCGTGTTTTCCTCTTCGGAGATCGGCGTATCGAGCGACACATAATGGTACAGCTCGCGCCCGGCCAATATTTCCAGCGTTTCCTCCACGGAGAGCTCCATGTGGGCGGCAATTTCCTCCACCTTGGGCGACCGTTCAAGACGCACGGTTAAATCGTCGACCGCTTGCTGGACCGCGATCCCTTTCTCTTTGATCCGCCGCGGCACCTGGATGTACCAGGATTTATCCCGCAAATAGTTTTTCATATGGCCGATGATGCTCTTCATCGCAAACGGTTCGAATTGGACGCCGAGCGATACGTCAAACTGCCGGAAAAGACGAAGAAGCGCGATCTGGCCGACCTGTGCGAGATCTTCGTAAAGATCGGGACGATTGCGCGATATTTTACCGGCCGCCATTCGTACCATCGGTACATAATGCTCGATCAGCATGGTCGCTTTTTCCTCGGTCGGGTCCTTCTGATAGTCCAGAATCCACTCGGCCGCGGTAAAAGGCTGCTTGGCCGGCTGCATACTCATGCTAACTCTCCGCTTTTTGCCAGCCGTTTGGTCAATACGACCTCCGTACCGTCTTCGCTCTTCACTTCAACCTGATCCATCAGCGCCTGCATCAGGTAGAGACCGAGCCCGCCGGCTTCGAGCTCATCGACGGTTTTGCCGTGGAGCGACTGCGCCTTGCGGGCGGCTTCGGCGGCGTCGAAGCTTCGTCCATCGTCCTTTACGATGATGGAAAGAGCGTCGGTCCGTTTCACGAAGCGGATTTCGATAAAGGGGGCGCTTTGCGGAGCCTGCACCGCTTCGCCTTGAAGCGGGTCGCCGTAGGCGTACAGGACCGCGTTGTTGCACGCTTCGGAAACGGCGACTTTCATATCTTCGATTTCTTCGTAGGAAAATCCGATTTTCACCGCCAGCCCGTACAGCGTCAGCCGGACGAGATCGATATATTCGGCCGATGCCGGAACCTGCAACGTAACCAGTTCTTCATTCACTTTCATTCGCTTTCCGTCCCTTTCTGATGGCGATCAGGCATGCCCGAGCAAAAAAGGCGTGATGCCCGTCATATCGAACAGCTTGCGGATATTTGGGGGAATGGCTTCAACATTAAAGGGCGCGTTCATCGCATGGCGCGCTTTGAGAATCGATACGAGAATACCGATTCCGGTGCTGTCGACATAACGGAGCTCGCGCAAATTCAGCGTCAGCTCGCAGTTTTCAAGCTCGACAAGCGGGGTCATCGCGGCTCTCATCTGCGCAGCGGATTCCAGATCGAGTTCTCCGCCGATATAAACGATGCATTGTCCGTCCTTGTTCTCGGTTCGCAAATATAATTTATCCGTCTGCTTCATAGAACCCTCTCCTACGGCGTTATAAAGTCCCGGCGGCCGCCGTGTCCGGCTTGCCGAGGCTCATATTAACTACTGTATACCCGCCCTCCGGCGCTTCGAAACACGGCCGGGAGTGATTTCATTTTAACCGATTGAAGCGGGGCGTGATAGGGTATACCAAACGTAAACAAGCTTTATCCATAACAAAGATAAAGCAAGTTTGCGCGAGGTCGTCGGAATGAGCCGGAAAGCGAAGCCGGCCATGCCGAAGACTGCGTAAACCCAATCTGCAAGGAGGAGATGGCGATGGCGTTACAAGCCGGCGTTTTCCGTAAGGAGCAGCAGGCGATCGAGGCCGTACAGGCATTGGAGGCGGAGGGCTTCGCCCGAACCGGTATTCATGTCTTTGCCAAAAATATTGAGCATACGCGGCGGATCGAGAGCGAAACCGATGTGCACGCCGACGAAGTGCAGGAGCTGACGGAGACGCGCGACGAGTCCGGCGAAGGCGGCCGTTACGGGCTGCCCGGCTTCGTTTCTGCGCCGCTCAGCACGGCTGCCGGATTCGCCTTTCTCGGCAACTCTCCCGGAGTGAGCAGCTCCACGCCGTATAACGGAGCCGGGGTATTCGCCGCCGCCGGCATGCTGGACGGCGAGTCGAACATGGAACAGTCGCTGCGCGCCCTTGGACTGGACGAGGAGACGGCAGGCGTATGCGGGAAGGCGATTGCCGAAGGAAGCATCGTCGTAGCCGCCGATGTCGATGGCGGTTCTTCGGACGGCGGCCCCGACTTGTCGAGCGGCGGCCGGGCCGAAGCCGTTTTCCGCCGCTGCGGGGCGGAGCGGATCCTCTAATCCGAGAGGCCAACGTGCGAAGAATGAAGACAAGCCCGGATGAATGAAAGAGACTGCGGACGTCCGCAGTCTCTTCGGCGCGTTTGCTTTCATCGCCGGCCGCCGCGGATGAACGCCAGAATCGGCTTCAGCGACTGCGGCCTGACGGTGTCCAGCAGATCGCCTTCGCGGCGCAGCCGGTCGGCGATGTTGAGCAGATTGAAGTCCTCGATCCGGGCGCCGGCGCGCACCTCGCGCCAGTGGAGCGGGGTGGAGACGGCGGCGCCGTCCCTGGCGCGGGGCGAATAGGGCGCGATGATCGTTTTGCCCCGGTAGTGCTGCAAATAATCGACGTAGATCAGATCGCCGCGGTTCTTTTTCAGCCGCTCGATCGTGAACAGCTTCGGATATTTGTCCGCCAGATAAGCCCCGACGAACTCCCCGATCTGCCGCAGCTCGTCGAACGTCAGCTCGGGAATGACGGGGGTGACGATCTGCGCGCCGGTAGCCCCTGACGTCTTCGGGACCGATGCGATGCCGAGCGATTCGAGCAAATCCCCGACGAGCGACGCCGCCTCCATAATGCGCGGCTCCACCTCCCGCGACGGGTCGAGATCAAGAACCCATTCGGTCGGACGGACCGGATCGCTGATGCGGTCGAACGAGGCATGAAACTCGAGACAAGCCAGGTTTCCGAGCCACAGCAGTACGGGAAGCGAATCGAGCATGACGTAGCGGATGCCGCCGGCTTCGGACGTCCGGACGAAATCGGGTACAGGCTCGGGACAGTTTTTCTGGTAAAACGATTTGCCCCGCACGCCGTCGGGAAACCGGATCGTCGTCAAATATCGGTCGGCGCAGTGCTTCAGCAGCCAAGGCGAGAGACCGGCAAGCCGTTCCAGGAACACCGCCTTCGTGATCCCCATGTCGGGCCATAACACTTTGTCCGGATTGCTGATCGTCACTTCCCGGCCGTCCACCATGACGGTGCCCTTCACGGTACGGCTCATGGCTGCGTCTCCTTCGGCAGGAAGGTGACCAGCTTCGGATGCCGAAGCTGTCCCGCCGCCGTAATTTCAAGCCCGGTAACCCGGCAAAGGAAAGGAACGGGCAGCCACTGCACCTGCTCGCGCTTCAGATCGTCGGGAAGCCGTTCGAACGGGCAGACGCCCGCCGCCGGGGGCTTCGTGCGGTCGGGCCGGAAAGCCGCGGCGAGCGCGCCGCGCAGCTCGTCGTTCAGCCCGAGCGACACCGAGCCCAAATAGCCGCCGCCGTACGCCATCACCAGGCTGGCGACAATCCCGTTTCGCCACTTGAGGCCGACGATTTCGACGTCAAGCAGCAGCGCCGTTTTTTTCTTGAACCAGTCGCGGTGCTTCTTGGCTTCGCGGTAGGGGCTGGACAGCCGTTTGGCGACAACGCCTTCCCATCGGCCGGCTTCGACCCAGCTCCACAAGCTTCCGCCGTCGAGATACAGGTCTGTCGCAAAGAGTCGCGGGTGACGGCGCGGACATTTGCGCGCGAGCCGGCGGTTCCGCTCCGAATAGGGAAGCTCCCGGAGATCGCCGCTCTCGTCGGCAAGCAGGTCGAACAGGACGTAATGCAGTCCGGTTTCGAGAGACGGTCCGGACACCGCCGGCCTGCTTCCGGCAGCCGCTTCCGGACCGTTCGCCGGATC
This genomic window from Paenibacillus humicola contains:
- the rsbW gene encoding anti-sigma B factor RsbW, encoding MKVNEELVTLQVPASAEYIDLVRLTLYGLAVKIGFSYEEIEDMKVAVSEACNNAVLYAYGDPLQGEAVQAPQSAPFIEIRFVKRTDALSIIVKDDGRSFDAAEAARKAQSLHGKTVDELEAGGLGLYLMQALMDQVEVKSEDGTEVVLTKRLAKSGELA
- a CDS encoding general stress protein, which translates into the protein MALQAGVFRKEQQAIEAVQALEAEGFARTGIHVFAKNIEHTRRIESETDVHADEVQELTETRDESGEGGRYGLPGFVSAPLSTAAGFAFLGNSPGVSSSTPYNGAGVFAAAGMLDGESNMEQSLRALGLDEETAGVCGKAIAEGSIVVAADVDGGSSDGGPDLSSGGRAEAVFRRCGAERIL
- the ligD gene encoding non-homologous end-joining DNA ligase, with translation MSRTVKGTVMVDGREVTISNPDKVLWPDMGITKAVFLERLAGLSPWLLKHCADRYLTTIRFPDGVRGKSFYQKNCPEPVPDFVRTSEAGGIRYVMLDSLPVLLWLGNLACLEFHASFDRISDPVRPTEWVLDLDPSREVEPRIMEAASLVGDLLESLGIASVPKTSGATGAQIVTPVIPELTFDELRQIGEFVGAYLADKYPKLFTIERLKKNRGDLIYVDYLQHYRGKTIIAPYSPRARDGAAVSTPLHWREVRAGARIEDFNLLNIADRLRREGDLLDTVRPQSLKPILAFIRGGRR
- a CDS encoding STAS domain-containing protein → MKQTDKLYLRTENKDGQCIVYIGGELDLESAAQMRAAMTPLVELENCELTLNLRELRYVDSTGIGILVSILKARHAMNAPFNVEAIPPNIRKLFDMTGITPFLLGHA
- a CDS encoding DNA ligase; translation: MERSADASPLSLLPLVPMAPISADTLPEGRDWGYQLKWDGVRILAELDGQGSVRLFSRTMLAKNHVYPEIAAILKGLSDELGPCLLDGEVIWWDGRRPSFQQVLKRERSRSRSAGTIAGASPGADAALTVPESHAAHEQTPAFDPANGPEAAAGSRPAVSGPSLETGLHYVLFDLLADESGDLRELPYSERNRRLARKCPRRHPRLFATDLYLDGGSLWSWVEAGRWEGVVAKRLSSPYREAKKHRDWFKKKTALLLDVEIVGLKWRNGIVASLVMAYGGGYLGSVSLGLNDELRGALAAAFRPDRTKPPAAGVCPFERLPDDLKREQVQWLPVPFLCRVTGLEITAAGQLRHPKLVTFLPKETQP
- a CDS encoding sigma-70 family RNA polymerase sigma factor, coding for MSMQPAKQPFTAAEWILDYQKDPTEEKATMLIEHYVPMVRMAAGKISRNRPDLYEDLAQVGQIALLRLFRQFDVSLGVQFEPFAMKSIIGHMKNYLRDKSWYIQVPRRIKEKGIAVQQAVDDLTVRLERSPKVEEIAAHMELSVEETLEILAGRELYHYVSLDTPISEEENTTTLGDLIGSPADDYDAVDKKLDLEAAMAQLKPQERQVLVMVYQQGLPQRTIASRLGVSQMSISRIQRRAIEKLKQLLVKKEPDEHDGGG